Proteins encoded within one genomic window of candidate division Zixibacteria bacterium HGW-Zixibacteria-1:
- a CDS encoding two-component sensor histidine kinase, with product MDNRSTIRMSIGKTTVFKLFLFVGIIIISIVFVWYSLDVMAQLKADAERMAATYVRLWQLAASENSSGGEVQIIFDEVIKKANFPVIIGDLDDQPVFWRNVGGIDENDRSGENLARLRKIMLDMKDDKGAIPLKFGSQTLSYFYYGDSRVIRQLQWMPFVELGLVAAFILVGFVGFQNIRRSEERHIWVGMAKETAHQLGTPISSLMGWLEILSSGETGSPGHNQTGAINYGETFDQMKTDITRLQRVANRFGQIGAKPDLHETDINSLMDETVAYYRRRLPFNGKGLEIGLSSGDVPAVSVNGELLAWVIENLIKNALQAVDPQSGRVDIKTALSKDNHFVIIEVIDNGKGISAGIARKIFRPGFTTKKRGWGLGLTLSRRIIEEYHKGKISLVKSRPGETIFQVVLPITGGLKVRRFRQYA from the coding sequence GTGGATAATCGTTCGACCATAAGAATGTCGATCGGCAAGACAACGGTTTTCAAGCTGTTTCTTTTTGTCGGCATTATCATTATTTCGATTGTATTTGTCTGGTACTCGCTTGATGTTATGGCCCAGTTAAAGGCCGATGCCGAACGAATGGCCGCAACATATGTCAGGTTATGGCAGCTCGCCGCGAGTGAAAACTCTTCGGGTGGTGAAGTTCAGATTATTTTTGATGAGGTTATTAAAAAAGCTAATTTCCCGGTAATTATCGGCGATCTCGATGACCAGCCGGTTTTCTGGCGCAATGTCGGCGGGATCGATGAAAACGACCGCTCCGGCGAGAATCTTGCCAGGTTGCGAAAAATCATGCTCGACATGAAGGATGATAAAGGAGCCATTCCGTTGAAATTCGGCAGTCAAACGCTCAGTTATTTCTACTATGGTGACTCCAGGGTAATCCGACAGCTGCAATGGATGCCGTTTGTCGAGCTTGGCCTGGTTGCCGCCTTCATCCTGGTTGGTTTTGTCGGGTTTCAAAATATTCGACGCTCGGAGGAGCGCCATATCTGGGTGGGGATGGCCAAAGAAACGGCTCATCAACTTGGAACCCCGATATCATCCCTGATGGGCTGGCTGGAGATACTTTCCAGCGGGGAGACGGGAAGTCCCGGCCACAACCAAACCGGTGCGATAAATTATGGGGAAACTTTTGATCAAATGAAAACGGATATCACTCGGTTACAGCGTGTGGCCAATCGGTTCGGCCAGATCGGCGCCAAACCGGATCTACACGAGACCGATATCAACAGTCTGATGGATGAGACGGTTGCCTATTATCGCAGGCGCCTGCCGTTTAACGGCAAGGGGCTTGAAATCGGTTTAAGCAGCGGCGACGTGCCGGCTGTTTCCGTTAATGGCGAATTGCTGGCTTGGGTTATAGAAAATTTGATAAAAAACGCTCTTCAGGCGGTCGATCCCCAATCCGGCCGGGTGGATATTAAAACGGCCCTGTCGAAGGACAATCATTTCGTAATTATTGAAGTAATCGATAACGGCAAAGGTATTTCGGCGGGTATTGCCAGAAAAATATTCAGACCCGGTTTTACCACCAAGAAACGTGGCTGGGGACTGGGGCTGACTTTATCCCGAAGAATTATCGAAGAATACCATAAAGGCAAAATATCGCTGGTAAAGTCACGGCCCGGGGAAACCATCTTTCAGGTTGTCCTGCCGATTACCGGAGGATTAAAGGTCAGACGCTTCAGACAGTATGCGTAA
- a CDS encoding PglZ domain-containing protein — translation MNRKKILWVDDEIDSLKPHIIFLEQKGFAVITALSGDDAVALVRSQQLDLVLLDEMMPGKDGLTTLEEIKEIKPHLPVVMVTKSEEESLMDEAIGQKIDDYLTKPVNPSQVLMVAKRILETRKIVGESRMKRYITDINKLNQKLYGAMEPQDWLEAARVLAGWDLEMDDSPDEGLMQTHLGSRHELNIEFTKYLEKNYSKWITSDQRPTLSPDVLHNYMIPLLKGGNKVLLLVVDCMRLDQWLTVEPLLSEFYNINRDTYFSILPSATPFARNALFAGLFPDDISKKYRDIYREGDEGSLNRSEDRLLHDLLEREGIKLSGNVRYEKIFDNTEGEALAKRVADYYQSDMVAFVFNFLDILAHGRSNNIILREIAGSEAAFRSLMKSWFIHSPLYTIMKAFASRDFTVIVTSDHGSVLCSRGTMAHGKKDTSTNLRYKYGDNLNCDPKDAWLIKKPEDYRLPKFGLATTYLIAKEDYFFVYPNNYNEYIRQFSNSFQHGGISLEEMVVPVAVMTPR, via the coding sequence ATGAACAGGAAAAAGATATTATGGGTCGATGACGAAATAGATTCCTTAAAACCGCATATCATCTTTCTGGAGCAAAAGGGTTTCGCGGTTATCACCGCCTTATCCGGTGACGATGCCGTGGCCCTGGTGCGCAGCCAGCAACTCGACCTTGTCCTTCTGGATGAAATGATGCCCGGCAAAGACGGTTTGACCACCCTCGAGGAGATAAAGGAGATCAAGCCTCATCTTCCGGTCGTGATGGTGACCAAATCGGAAGAAGAATCGCTTATGGATGAGGCGATCGGCCAGAAAATCGATGATTACCTGACCAAGCCGGTGAATCCTTCGCAGGTTCTGATGGTGGCCAAACGCATTCTGGAAACACGGAAGATCGTCGGCGAAAGCCGGATGAAACGATACATTACCGATATAAACAAGCTCAATCAAAAACTCTATGGTGCCATGGAGCCTCAGGACTGGCTGGAAGCCGCCAGGGTCCTGGCCGGCTGGGATCTGGAGATGGATGACAGCCCCGATGAAGGTTTGATGCAGACACACCTCGGATCGCGCCATGAGCTGAATATCGAGTTTACCAAATACCTCGAGAAAAATTATTCCAAATGGATCACATCCGATCAAAGACCGACCCTGTCGCCGGATGTCCTTCACAATTATATGATACCACTGCTTAAAGGCGGTAATAAGGTCCTTTTGCTGGTTGTCGACTGCATGCGTCTCGATCAATGGCTGACCGTTGAGCCGTTGCTGTCGGAGTTTTACAATATAAATCGCGATACCTATTTCTCGATCCTGCCAAGTGCCACGCCGTTCGCCCGCAATGCCCTGTTTGCCGGTCTTTTTCCGGATGATATCTCGAAAAAATATCGGGATATTTACAGGGAGGGTGATGAAGGATCCCTGAACCGGTCGGAAGACAGATTGCTGCATGACTTGCTGGAGCGCGAAGGGATCAAGCTTTCCGGGAACGTCCGATATGAGAAAATTTTCGACAACACCGAGGGTGAAGCATTAGCTAAAAGGGTGGCCGATTACTATCAATCGGACATGGTCGCTTTCGTTTTCAATTTCCTCGATATCCTGGCCCACGGCCGTTCCAACAATATCATTCTTCGTGAAATTGCCGGGAGCGAAGCGGCCTTTCGGTCGCTCATGAAAAGCTGGTTCATACATTCGCCGTTATATACCATCATGAAGGCTTTTGCCTCGCGTGATTTTACCGTTATTGTCACCTCCGATCACGGCTCGGTCCTGTGTTCCCGGGGAACTATGGCGCACGGTAAGAAGGATACTTCGACCAACCTCAGATATAAGTACGGCGATAATCTGAACTGTGATCCCAAAGATGCCTGGTTGATCAAAAAACCCGAAGATTACCGTCTTCCCAAATTCGGCCTGGCCACCACGTACCTGATTGCCAAGGAAGATTATTTCTTTGTGTATCCGAACAACTATAATGAATACATCAGACAATTCAGCAACTCCTTCCAGCACGGCGGCATCTCGCTTGAAGAGATGGTAGTGCCGGTTGCCGTCATGACTCCCCGATAA
- a CDS encoding nucleoside triphosphate pyrophosphohydrolase, protein MSHKIEPFNRLIDIMAILRSPGGCNWDRKQTHVSLLPYLIEETYEVVEAVESGDPQHLREELGDLLIQIIFHARIAEEAGHFNINDAINDINEKLINRHPHVFGEKKDLKPQEVRDQWEKIKIDSGEKKSVINGIPKSAPALVKAFRFGEKAGGVGFDWNNPSEVLEKVKEEVGEIEVEMNSGDVEKLEHEIGDALFAISSLARKMDINPEQALNKTLEKFQKRFNHIEAKVAESGKSFGAFTLEELEAWWQEAKEE, encoded by the coding sequence ATGTCTCATAAAATAGAGCCGTTCAACAGATTAATTGATATAATGGCCATTCTCCGGTCACCCGGAGGCTGTAACTGGGATCGCAAGCAAACGCATGTGTCACTGCTGCCATATCTCATCGAGGAAACCTATGAAGTGGTCGAGGCGGTCGAGAGCGGCGATCCTCAGCACCTTCGCGAGGAACTTGGCGACCTGCTTATTCAAATAATCTTTCACGCACGGATTGCCGAAGAAGCGGGTCATTTTAACATAAATGATGCGATTAATGATATAAATGAGAAACTTATCAACCGCCACCCGCATGTTTTCGGCGAAAAGAAAGATCTCAAGCCTCAGGAAGTCCGGGACCAGTGGGAAAAAATCAAAATAGATTCGGGAGAAAAGAAGTCGGTTATCAATGGCATTCCGAAATCGGCGCCGGCGCTGGTGAAGGCTTTTCGGTTTGGCGAAAAAGCGGGCGGGGTCGGTTTCGATTGGAACAATCCGTCCGAGGTTCTGGAAAAGGTTAAGGAAGAGGTCGGCGAGATTGAAGTGGAAATGAATAGCGGCGATGTGGAAAAGCTCGAGCATGAAATCGGCGATGCCCTTTTTGCAATTTCATCGCTCGCCCGCAAGATGGATATCAATCCGGAACAGGCTCTCAATAAAACGCTGGAGAAATTTCAGAAACGGTTCAACCATATCGAAGCCAAAGTTGCCGAATCGGGGAAGAGCTTCGGTGCTTTCACTCTCGAAGAACTTGAAGCATGGTGGCAGGAAGCGAAAGAGGAATAA
- a CDS encoding acetyl-CoA carboxylase carboxyl transferase subunit beta produces the protein MDWFKKAKPGLTGVERKEIPDGLWSKCPECGEIIYTRQLEEGLWVCPNCEYHFRIPSLKYIKMILDNGVLEEYDLDLESKDPLKFKDSKKYPDRIRAAQIKSGLKDAVRAGIAKIDSIEVSFAIMDFNFVGGSMGSVVGEKIARAIERAIEREIPLIIVSCSGGARMQEGILSLMQMAKTSALLAVLAEKKIPFISVLTNPTTAGVMASYASLGDVIIAEPKALLGFAGPRVIQQTIGQDLPKGFQSSEFFKEKGFLDKIVNRTQLRETLILLLKYFQR, from the coding sequence ATGGACTGGTTTAAGAAAGCCAAACCCGGTCTGACCGGTGTGGAAAGAAAAGAAATTCCCGACGGACTCTGGTCCAAGTGTCCCGAGTGCGGCGAAATTATATATACCCGGCAGCTTGAAGAAGGTCTCTGGGTATGCCCCAATTGCGAATATCATTTTAGAATCCCCAGCCTGAAATATATCAAGATGATTCTGGACAATGGGGTGCTCGAAGAATATGATCTCGATCTGGAATCAAAGGATCCGCTGAAATTCAAGGACTCAAAAAAGTATCCCGACCGAATCCGTGCCGCGCAGATCAAATCGGGACTAAAGGATGCAGTGCGGGCCGGTATCGCCAAAATCGACTCGATTGAAGTTTCTTTTGCAATAATGGATTTTAATTTTGTCGGCGGTTCAATGGGATCGGTCGTCGGCGAAAAAATAGCGCGCGCCATTGAGCGGGCTATTGAACGGGAAATCCCCCTTATTATCGTTTCCTGTTCAGGCGGGGCCCGGATGCAGGAAGGTATCCTGTCGCTGATGCAGATGGCCAAAACCTCGGCCCTGCTGGCTGTCTTGGCCGAGAAGAAAATTCCGTTTATTTCGGTCCTGACAAATCCGACCACAGCCGGTGTCATGGCCAGCTATGCTTCGCTGGGCGATGTCATCATTGCCGAGCCCAAGGCGTTGCTCGGCTTCGCCGGGCCGCGCGTCATTCAACAGACAATCGGTCAGGATTTGCCCAAAGGTTTTCAGTCCTCGGAGTTTTTCAAGGAAAAAGGATTTCTGGACAAAATCGTGAATCGGACACAGCTCCGCGAGACCCTGATTCTCCTGTTAAAATATTTCCAGAGATAG
- the tsaB gene encoding tRNA (adenosine(37)-N6)-threonylcarbamoyltransferase complex dimerization subunit type 1 TsaB has translation MMSKGKNILAIDSSTSVLRVGLAADSGQLYEAENHDRYRHAEFIFKLIEDVMNRAQLDKDDIDVIMIATGPGSFTGLRVGMASAKALAVSLEIPIVGLSIYSAISGRLFREYGRTAVLVPSRRNEYYIGLIESPDFNDTLISVITAEELKNRSNLPPLLGIDLDMSRLEISDNRIVDDISFRLNIIDLINTGLARLQKSGGDDIARLEPLYIQDFKPGGTK, from the coding sequence ATGATGTCAAAGGGAAAAAACATCCTCGCCATAGACAGTTCCACATCGGTATTACGAGTGGGCCTGGCGGCCGATTCCGGGCAATTATATGAAGCTGAGAATCATGACCGTTACCGCCATGCCGAGTTTATTTTCAAATTGATTGAAGACGTCATGAATCGGGCACAATTGGATAAAGACGACATCGATGTTATTATGATTGCGACCGGTCCCGGCTCTTTCACGGGCCTTCGGGTCGGGATGGCCTCGGCCAAAGCATTGGCCGTTTCCCTGGAAATTCCCATTGTCGGTCTGTCGATATATTCCGCCATTTCCGGGAGATTATTCCGCGAATATGGGCGGACGGCGGTCCTGGTTCCTTCTCGTCGCAATGAGTACTACATCGGGTTGATTGAATCACCGGATTTTAATGACACCCTTATTTCGGTAATCACGGCAGAGGAACTCAAAAATAGATCGAATCTCCCGCCGCTTCTGGGAATTGATCTTGACATGAGCCGTCTGGAAATTTCGGATAACAGGATTGTCGATGATATTTCTTTTCGATTGAATATAATTGATCTAATCAATACCGGTCTAGCCCGCCTTCAGAAATCGGGGGGCGACGACATCGCACGATTAGAACCTTTATATATCCAGGATTTCAAACCGGGGGGGACGAAATGA
- a CDS encoding LemA family protein, whose protein sequence is MGAVLIGIFLALGLIIIILIGYFISIYNSLVRLKNNIEKAWSNIDVLLKQRHDELTKLLETVKGYMKYEERVLKEVTAARTAFLNAGTVGEKAAADNMMSGALKSLFAVAENYPDLKASQSFVQFQSRISEIEDQIADRREFYNDSVNTFNIRIEQIPDMFVARMLGYTRRELFKVAESDRADVEMKFE, encoded by the coding sequence ATGGGAGCAGTCCTGATTGGAATATTCCTTGCACTGGGTCTGATAATCATCATCCTGATCGGCTATTTTATTTCGATTTACAACAGCCTGGTCAGGCTGAAAAACAACATCGAAAAGGCCTGGAGCAATATTGATGTCCTTCTGAAACAGCGTCATGATGAACTGACCAAACTTCTCGAGACGGTCAAGGGATACATGAAATACGAGGAGCGGGTTCTCAAGGAAGTGACGGCGGCACGCACCGCTTTCCTCAATGCCGGGACGGTGGGGGAGAAGGCGGCCGCTGACAATATGATGAGCGGGGCGCTCAAGTCGCTTTTTGCAGTGGCCGAGAATTATCCCGACCTTAAGGCCAGCCAGAGTTTTGTGCAGTTCCAGTCGCGGATCAGTGAGATCGAAGACCAGATCGCCGACCGACGCGAGTTCTATAACGATTCGGTTAACACTTTCAATATTCGCATCGAGCAGATCCCGGATATGTTTGTCGCTCGGATGCTCGGATACACGCGCCGCGAGTTGTTTAAAGTGGCCGAATCGGACCGCGCGGATGTGGAGATGAAGTTCGAGTAA
- the rimI gene encoding ribosomal-protein-alanine N-acetyltransferase gives MNQPVRTDLKNFKIRPMTSVDVSKIVLMEIEIFTDPWPKAAFTEELNRPNRGVLIAESDGVITGYAAYIVSFGEAHLTNIAVSPSYRGKNIAKILLNSILGIAREAECENIFLDVRPSNMPAIELYRKFGFYELYTRPNYYHSPAEDAMVMVKNLREEDGKNGLV, from the coding sequence ATGAATCAGCCTGTCAGGACCGATCTGAAGAATTTCAAAATCAGGCCGATGACTTCGGTCGATGTTTCCAAAATCGTTCTTATGGAGATTGAAATTTTCACCGATCCGTGGCCAAAAGCTGCTTTTACGGAAGAGTTGAACCGACCCAACCGGGGCGTCCTGATTGCCGAAAGTGATGGAGTCATAACAGGTTACGCGGCTTATATAGTCTCTTTCGGGGAGGCCCATCTGACCAATATTGCCGTGTCTCCGTCTTATCGGGGAAAAAATATTGCTAAAATATTATTAAATAGTATCTTGGGAATCGCAAGGGAAGCCGAGTGCGAGAATATTTTCCTTGATGTCCGGCCCAGCAATATGCCGGCAATTGAATTATACCGTAAATTCGGTTTCTATGAATTATATACCAGACCGAACTACTATCACAGTCCGGCCGAGGACGCGATGGTAATGGTCAAGAATCTCAGGGAAGAAGACGGAAAGAATGGACTGGTTTAA
- a CDS encoding valine--tRNA ligase, whose translation MSIETKKNDNSKAQPYDPKTVENQIYDRWLKAGYFRGEVNKDKEPYSIVIPPPNVTDILHLGHALNNTIQDILIRQKRMSGFEAEWVPGADHAGIATQVIVEKQLKKEGTTRRELGREKFLERTTELAYRNKDYILNQLKKIGCSCDWDRTRFTIDESLSRAVLKVFIHLHDKGLIYRGHRIVNWCPSCQTSLSDDEVEHESKQGSLWYVKYKIKGSDQFLTVATTRPETMLGDTALAVNPKDARFKKFVGKTAILPILERELPIIADNYVDPEFGTGVVKITPAHDPNDFEIGQRHDLEEINILNNDGTLNANAGKFKGLDRYEARKQLVKELDKKSLLEKIDKYDLAVGTCYRCHQEIEPYLSDQWFVKMAPLAKPAIEAAQKGELKFHPDYWSKTYLHWMENIKDWCISRQLWWGHRIPVYYCECGEEIVAESMPEKCPKCGGSEIMQDEDVLDTWFSSWLWPFSTFGWPNKDPLLEYFYPTRVLVTASEIIFLWVARMVMAGYEFMGKIPFSDVYIHGTVRDANGIKMSKSLGNGIDPLEIIDQYGADALRISLVLATPDGQDPWISKNTFEVGRNFVNKLFQASRFVMMRTGDEKPDISKTPGGDLILVDKWILSRLERTIETTNKYMAEFKLSAAAKNLYSFTWNDFCSWYIELIKPDQPGQPIRKESLNVAFYVLDKIIRLLHPFIPFATEEINSRLREFFPGKEETLTFGPWPEATSGFKNEVLETSFESIQSVVNAVRSIRAEMNVPPGKRSDLHIRITDKEMGKLLETYQDYFRSLAKIEKLYIGENIKKPGLSASGIISGAEIFVPLEGLIDIEAEKKRLEKELSNLKNQLEKLSKKLANSDFLKNAPPDIVDKEKGKKTDIEERVEKLNANLEQLMGW comes from the coding sequence ATGAGTATAGAAACGAAAAAGAACGATAATTCCAAGGCCCAGCCGTACGATCCCAAGACGGTCGAGAACCAGATTTATGATCGCTGGCTCAAGGCCGGTTATTTTAGAGGCGAAGTCAACAAGGACAAAGAGCCTTATTCAATAGTTATTCCGCCGCCGAATGTTACGGATATTTTGCACCTGGGGCATGCCCTGAATAATACTATTCAGGATATCCTTATTCGGCAAAAACGGATGTCCGGATTTGAAGCTGAGTGGGTTCCCGGTGCCGATCATGCCGGAATCGCCACCCAGGTTATCGTGGAAAAACAACTCAAGAAGGAAGGGACGACCCGGCGCGAGTTGGGACGGGAAAAATTCCTGGAGCGGACCACCGAACTGGCTTACCGGAATAAAGATTATATATTAAACCAGCTCAAGAAGATCGGCTGCTCCTGCGACTGGGATAGAACCCGGTTTACCATCGATGAGTCGCTGTCGCGAGCGGTGCTCAAAGTTTTCATTCATCTGCATGATAAAGGTTTGATCTATCGCGGTCACCGGATCGTGAACTGGTGCCCGTCATGTCAGACCTCGCTGTCCGATGACGAAGTTGAGCATGAAAGCAAGCAGGGTAGTCTCTGGTATGTTAAATATAAGATCAAGGGTTCCGACCAGTTCCTGACCGTGGCCACTACCCGCCCGGAAACGATGCTTGGCGATACTGCTTTGGCGGTGAACCCCAAAGATGCCCGGTTTAAGAAATTTGTCGGCAAAACGGCGATTCTGCCGATTCTCGAGCGTGAGCTGCCGATTATCGCCGACAACTATGTCGATCCGGAATTCGGCACCGGTGTCGTGAAAATTACACCGGCCCATGATCCGAATGACTTCGAAATCGGCCAGCGTCATGATCTGGAAGAAATAAATATTCTGAACAACGACGGCACCCTGAACGCCAATGCGGGTAAATTCAAGGGGCTGGATCGTTACGAGGCCCGTAAACAGCTGGTTAAGGAACTTGATAAAAAAAGCCTTCTGGAAAAAATCGACAAGTATGATCTTGCAGTCGGCACCTGTTACCGCTGTCATCAGGAAATAGAGCCATATCTGTCCGATCAGTGGTTCGTCAAAATGGCGCCGCTGGCCAAACCGGCTATCGAGGCGGCCCAAAAAGGTGAATTGAAATTTCATCCCGATTACTGGTCAAAGACATACTTGCACTGGATGGAAAATATCAAGGACTGGTGTATTTCGCGGCAGCTTTGGTGGGGACACCGTATTCCGGTTTACTATTGCGAATGCGGTGAGGAAATTGTGGCCGAATCGATGCCCGAAAAATGCCCCAAATGCGGCGGGTCGGAAATTATGCAGGATGAAGATGTTCTCGATACCTGGTTCTCGTCATGGCTCTGGCCCTTCTCGACGTTCGGCTGGCCCAATAAGGATCCCCTGTTGGAATATTTTTATCCGACCCGGGTTCTGGTCACCGCCTCGGAAATTATCTTCCTCTGGGTGGCTCGAATGGTCATGGCCGGATATGAGTTTATGGGCAAGATTCCCTTCAGTGATGTTTATATCCATGGTACCGTTCGTGACGCCAACGGGATTAAAATGTCGAAATCGCTCGGTAACGGCATCGACCCGCTGGAGATCATCGATCAGTACGGCGCTGATGCCCTGCGCATATCACTGGTGCTGGCCACCCCCGACGGGCAGGATCCCTGGATTTCAAAAAACACCTTTGAAGTCGGCCGCAATTTTGTCAATAAATTGTTCCAGGCGTCACGATTTGTGATGATGCGAACCGGTGATGAAAAACCTGATATAAGCAAGACTCCTGGCGGTGATTTAATCCTGGTCGATAAATGGATACTCTCCCGGCTGGAGCGGACCATCGAAACGACCAATAAGTATATGGCTGAATTCAAGCTTTCGGCAGCGGCCAAGAACCTGTACAGCTTTACCTGGAATGACTTCTGTTCATGGTATATCGAATTGATTAAACCGGATCAGCCGGGACAGCCGATTCGAAAAGAATCGCTTAACGTAGCCTTTTACGTTCTTGATAAAATAATACGACTTTTGCATCCATTTATTCCCTTTGCCACCGAAGAGATCAATTCCAGGCTAAGGGAATTTTTCCCCGGCAAAGAAGAAACCCTGACTTTTGGCCCCTGGCCGGAGGCAACATCAGGATTTAAAAATGAGGTTCTGGAAACATCATTCGAATCGATCCAGTCGGTGGTTAATGCGGTAAGATCGATCCGGGCCGAAATGAATGTTCCTCCGGGAAAGCGGTCGGATCTGCACATCCGTATTACCGACAAGGAAATGGGCAAGCTTCTGGAGACATACCAGGACTATTTCCGGTCGCTGGCCAAGATCGAAAAGCTGTATATCGGCGAAAACATCAAGAAACCGGGGCTTTCGGCTTCGGGGATTATTTCCGGCGCGGAAATTTTTGTCCCGCTTGAGGGATTAATCGATATCGAAGCCGAGAAAAAACGGCTTGAGAAAGAACTGTCCAACCTTAAGAATCAATTGGAGAAATTGTCCAAGAAGCTGGCCAATTCCGACTTTCTGAAAAATGCCCCGCCTGACATCGTTGACAAGGAAAAGGGTAAAAAGACCGACATCGAAGAGCGCGTTGAAAAACTTAACGCCAATCTGGAACAGCTCATGGGCTGGTAA
- a CDS encoding tRNA (adenosine(37)-N6)-threonylcarbamoyltransferase complex ATPase subunit type 1 TsaE: MISRSVEETMELGRRKAAELKSGDVISLSGPLGAGKTCLIKGIAAGLGINAGDVRSPSFTLVNELYGKMPLYHFDLYRMKNISELYEIGWDDYLMREGITVVEWGEKAGDMMPRDSIKIEIKIVSEKRRKIFISYFNKPAG, translated from the coding sequence ATGATTTCCCGTTCGGTGGAAGAGACCATGGAACTCGGGCGCAGGAAGGCCGCCGAACTTAAAAGCGGCGACGTTATATCTTTAAGCGGCCCGCTGGGAGCCGGCAAGACCTGCCTTATAAAAGGAATTGCCGCCGGTCTGGGAATTAATGCCGGCGATGTCAGGTCCCCATCATTCACACTTGTAAATGAGCTTTACGGCAAAATGCCGCTTTATCATTTTGATTTGTACCGGATGAAAAATATCAGCGAATTATATGAAATCGGCTGGGATGATTATCTGATGCGAGAGGGTATTACGGTCGTCGAGTGGGGCGAAAAAGCGGGGGATATGATGCCCCGGGACAGCATAAAAATAGAAATCAAAATAGTCTCCGAAAAGAGACGGAAGATTTTTATTTCATATTTTAACAAGCCGGCTGGTTGA
- a CDS encoding serine--tRNA ligase, giving the protein MLDLKFIRENPELVKQAVINKNESADIGKILELDEKRRDVIGEVEKLKALRNTVSEQIAAKKRNKEDAAGDIARMKEVGQDIAVLDNDLRSVMEALDYHMLRVPNVPHESVPIGPDEASNVTVSEWGEINKFSFKPLPHWELGEKLDLLDLPAATKIVGSGFYVLKGAGARLQRALISFMLDTHTADGFTEIAPPFIANAESMTGTGQLPKLADDMYQLKDENFYLIPTGEVPVTNLHRDEILTEEQLPLYYACYTPCFRREAGAAGKDTRGTLRVHQFDKVEMVKIVHPDRSAEEHETLLKQAEKILRLLKIPYRVRLLATGDLSFAAAKCYDIEIWAAGVEKYLEISSVSNFMDFQARRMNTRFRNKDKKVQFVHTLNGSGVALARLVPAILENYQTEYGSIVVPEALRPYMGGLAEITSRG; this is encoded by the coding sequence ATGCTGGATTTGAAATTTATCAGGGAAAACCCCGAGCTGGTAAAGCAGGCGGTTATCAATAAAAATGAGTCTGCAGATATCGGCAAAATTCTTGAGCTGGATGAAAAACGCCGGGATGTGATCGGGGAAGTGGAAAAACTTAAGGCGCTGCGGAATACGGTCTCGGAACAGATTGCCGCCAAGAAAAGGAACAAGGAAGACGCCGCCGGGGATATTGCACGGATGAAAGAGGTCGGGCAGGACATCGCCGTCCTTGATAATGACCTCCGGTCGGTTATGGAAGCGCTCGATTATCATATGTTGCGCGTGCCCAACGTCCCCCATGAATCGGTCCCGATCGGACCCGATGAGGCCAGCAATGTCACGGTCAGCGAGTGGGGGGAGATTAATAAGTTCAGCTTCAAGCCGCTTCCCCATTGGGAATTGGGCGAGAAGCTCGATCTGCTGGATCTTCCGGCCGCAACCAAAATTGTCGGCTCCGGCTTTTATGTCCTGAAAGGCGCCGGCGCCCGGTTGCAGCGCGCGCTTATCTCTTTCATGCTGGATACGCATACTGCCGACGGTTTTACCGAAATCGCGCCGCCTTTTATCGCCAACGCCGAGTCCATGACCGGAACCGGCCAACTGCCGAAACTGGCCGATGACATGTATCAGCTCAAGGATGAGAATTTCTATCTGATTCCGACCGGTGAGGTTCCCGTAACGAATCTTCATCGTGATGAGATTCTCACCGAAGAGCAGCTGCCGCTATATTATGCCTGCTATACTCCATGTTTCCGCCGTGAGGCGGGCGCGGCCGGCAAAGATACCCGCGGCACTCTAAGGGTGCATCAGTTCGACAAGGTGGAAATGGTCAAAATTGTCCATCCCGACAGATCTGCCGAAGAACATGAAACCCTGCTCAAACAGGCGGAGAAAATTCTGCGGCTGCTTAAAATCCCCTATCGCGTACGGCTCCTGGCCACCGGCGACCTCTCTTTTGCGGCGGCCAAGTGCTATGATATCGAAATCTGGGCCGCCGGTGTGGAAAAATATCTGGAAATCTCTTCGGTTTCCAATTTCATGGATTTTCAGGCGCGGCGGATGAATACCCGTTTTCGCAATAAAGATAAAAAGGTGCAGTTTGTCCATACCCTGAACGGCTCCGGGGTGGCCCTGGCCAGATTGGTTCCGGCCATTCTCGAGAATTATCAAACCGAGTACGGAAGCATCGTGGTTCCCGAGGCGCTTCGGCCATACATGGGCGGACTGGCAGAGATAACATCACGTGGATAA